A stretch of Prunus dulcis chromosome 6, ALMONDv2, whole genome shotgun sequence DNA encodes these proteins:
- the LOC117629995 gene encoding putative low molecular weight protein-tyrosine-phosphatase slr0328, producing MRVLHSTVATPSNLRFCHSSNRPSLKTPFLLLPPQFPSLQKSTFGSHSLKSSTSFSSGSVTKASMAASSPSTETETKPFSVLFVCLGNICRSPAAEGVFRDLVKKRGLDSKFKIDSAGTIGYHEGNQADPRMRAASKRRGIEITSLSRPIRLPDFRDFDLILAMDNQNRDDIIEAFNRWKFREPLPEDAHKKVRLMCSYCKKHDETEVPDPYYGGPQGFEKVLDLLEDACESLLDSILAENKHILDS from the exons ATGAGGGTATTGCACAGTACAGTAGCAACCCCTTCaaatttacgattttgccactCCTCCAACCGCCCCTCTCTAAAAAccccatttcttcttcttcctccccaATTTCCATCCCTTCAAAAATCAACCTTTGGTTCCCATTCCCTCAAATCCAGCACCTCTTTCTCATCTGGGTCTGTGACAAAAGCATCAATGGCGGCTTCTTCTCCATCCACGGAGACAGAGACCAAGCCCTTTTCTGTTCTATTTGTGTGCCTGGGCAACATCTGCAGAAGCCCAGCTGCTGAAGGGGTCTTCAGGGACTTGGTGAAGAAAAGGGGTTTGGATTCCAAGTTCAAGATTGACTCTGCTGGAACCATTGGTTACCATGAG GGAAATCAAGCAGACCCAAGAATGAGGGCAGCCTCTAAAAGGCGTGGCATTGAGATAACTTCTTTATCTAGGCCAATCCGGCTGCCCGATTTTAGAGATTTTGATCTTATCCTTGCAATGGACAATCAGAACCGAG ATGATATAATAGAGGCGTTTAATAGGTGGAAATTTAGAGAACCTCTACCTGAGGATGCTCATAAAAAG GTTAGGTTAATGTGTTCTTATTGTAAGAAACACGATGAAACTGAAGTACCGGACCCTTATTATGGTGGACCACAAGGTTTTGAGAAG GTTTTGGATTTACTTGAAGATGCATGTGAATCATTGTTGGACAGCATCTTGGCTGAGAACAAACACATTTTGGATTCCTGA